The genomic segment GATGTGTTGTATAATTATTTAACGCTAGACCAAACCTATATGACATTATTGAAGACTAGAAATGTTAAAGTTAATATTCTTAAGACGGATAATGTAGAAATAGCGGCATATACGGGCTATTTTAAATATAATTATATGAATCCCACAAAAAAATAAATTGGTATAATTAAAAATAATATTAATTTATAAAAAAATGAAGGAATTTTATGTTTAATGAAGAAATAAGTAGAAATAGGAGATGACAATTAATAATTGTTTTATGTCAGAAAGATTATTAAGGAGGGGACGGATAGTTGACTATTGGGGAAGCTTATAACAAAATAAAAAGCGAGATTCCAGAAAATGTAACACTAATATGCGTTTCTAAGACTAGACAAATTGATGAAATAAAAGAAGCATACACATCTGGGGCTAGAGATTTTGGAGAGAATAAAGTACAAGAATTAATTGGAAAATATGATAGCTTAGACATTGATGCTAGATGGCACTTTATAGGACATTTACAGACAAATAAGGTGAAATATATAGTTGGAAAAGTTTATCTTATTCATTCTTTAGATAGCGTACATTTATTGCAAGAAATTGAAAAGCGTTATGCTTCTAAAAATGAAATTGCCAGGGTTTTAATTCAGATTAATATAGGAAAAGAAGCTGCAAAGACAGGTATAGCTGTTGAAGAAGTAAGTTCTATAATAAAAGTGTGTGAAGAATGTAAAAATGTGAAAATTAAAGGACTAATGGCTACAATTCCTATCGGTAACGATGAAAGTTCTAGAGGATACTTTACCCAGATGAAAACTATATTTGATGATTTAAAAGCTTTTAAATATAAAAATGTTTCCATGGAAATCCTATCATTAGGTATGAGTAAAGATTTTCAAATTGCGTTAGAACAAGGCGCTAATATGATAAGACTTGGGGAGAAAATATTTGGTAAACGAGATTACAAGAAACTGGAGGTATAAAAATGTCAAGTAAAGTAATGAATAAGGTTATGGGGTTTTTAGGTATGGCAGAGGAAGAAGAGGATGAAGTTCAAGAAATGGAGAATGAAGAGGAAAATGTGGATATTGAATCATTGATGAATGCAAACAAAAAGCAAAGTAAGGTAGTAAATATTCATACCTCGACATCTACAAAAGTAGTTATCATAAAACCAGATGATTTTGATGAAGCAACTACCATAAGCGATAATTTAAAAGCTAGAAAAATCGTAGTAGTTAACACTAATGGATTAGAAGCTAAAACTGGTCAAAGATTATTAGATTTTGTTGGAGGAGTATGCTACGCTTTAAGTGGTGAGCTTCAGCAAGTAGAAAAAGGAGTGTATATAATGTCTCCTTCTAATGTAGAAGTTGATAATGCATTGAAAAATGAACTAAGCTCAAAAGGAATTTTTAATTGGAATAAATAAAATGAAAACATTTTAAGGGGAGCAATGAATAATTGTTGTTACCATTTGAGAAGTTCAGGAGGTTATAAAACTTGTATAGATTAATTGGAATGATTTTTAATGTGTTAGAGTATGCAATTATCATAGAAGTGGGTTTGTCTTGGGTTTATAGGGGGAGGTCAAACCAATATATAGAATTATTACATAAAATCACAGGACCTCTATTAGAGCCAGGTAGAAAAGTTCAAGAGAAATATTTTAGTAATACAATGGTAGATTTTTCACCAATAATTGCACTTATTATTTTGATGATTTTAAGAAAAATTGTGTATATTATACTGTGAATAATTTAGTAAGGTAGGATTTAAATGGGAAAAAAGGAATTTCTTAATAGTATAGATTGTGATGATAAAAATTTAATTTCTAATATATTTAATAAAATGCAAATAGCTGAAAAGACAAATAAAATCATATTTACTAATGATTTTATAACTCCAGCTATATGGAATCAAACTTCCGCTATATGCGAAAAGTATAAAACAAAAGCATTCACTAATGGTATATTTAAAGAGGCTGACAGGAGAATGTTATCATTTTCAGTTGGCGGAGAACCTGAAGAATATCCTATAGATTTATTGAAAATAATCAACAAATCCAAATTTAACAAATTAGAGCATAAGGATTATTTAGGTGCAATAATGTCTCTAGGAATTAATCGAGAAAAACTAGGTGACTTAATAATTCAAGATGCAATATGTTATGCACCAGTTACTAGTGACATTAGTAATTACATAATTAATAGTTTGAATAATATAGGAAATTGTCCATGTGAAGTTAGTGAATATGATTATAAATTACAGGGCCTTCCAGAGAGAAAATTCCAAGAAAAAATCATTATATCTACGTCACTTCGCCTTGATAGTATGGTTTCAGCTATATGTAATATTTCAAGAAATAATTCAGTTGCACTAATATCTTCAGGTAAAATATTAGTGAATTACTTTCAGTGTTTAAAAAAAGATAAGGTTATCAAAAGCAATGATACTTTAACAATTAGGGGATATGGAAAGCTAAAAATTGCAGATATTAGAGGAGTCACTCAAAAGGATCGTTTAAAAGTTGCAATAAAGCAATATATTTAGTTGAGGGGGAGCAAGATGAGAATAACATCTATGGATATTAACAATAAAGAGTTTAAAAAAGGCTTAAGGGGATATAATGCTGATGAAGTCGATGAATTTTTAGATAAGGTATCTGAAGAATATGAAATTATGTATAAAGAGAATTCAACTTTAAAAGAAAAAAAGAACTTTTTAGAAGAAAAATTAGAGCATCATGTTAAAATAGAATCTACAATTCAAAATACATTAGTATTAGCTCAAAATGCAGCAGAACAAGCAAAGTTTTGCGCTCAAAAGGAAGCGGAATTGGTTATTAAAAATGCAAATGACTCTTCTCAAAGATTGATAGATAAGGCTCATAATGATGTACTTAAGATAAATGATGAATATGAAATAACTAAGCAAGAATTTGCAAAGTTTAGAACGAAATTTAGAAATTTTATGAATTGTCAATTTGAGATGTTTGAAGGCTTAGAAAATGACTATTTTAGAAATTACAATTTGGGTAATGAAGTTTATGAAAATAATGATAATATAAGCGATAGTGAAACAGATGTTTCGTTAAAATATTCTGATGTAACACTCAAAAACATTGACGAAAAAGAGTTTAATAGCAATGATATAGAAGAAATAAAAACCTTTTTTGCAAAAGGGTAAAACATAGAAATCTCACTCACTGGGTGAGATTTTTTATGTAACAAAACTGCTAAATCGAATGAGTGTAGCGTGTACTACACTAGATATTTTAAGGAGGAATAGAAAAATGAATATAGGTATTATCGGAGCAATGAAAGAAGAAGTTGAATTTTTAGTTAGGGATATGGATTTTAAAAGAAAAGATGTGAAGGCCGGAATGGAATTTAGGCTTGGTGTTATACATAGTAAAAATGTAGTTATAGTTACTAGTGGTATTGGCAAAGTAAATGCTGCGGTGTGTACTCAAATATTAATTGATGATTTTAATGTGGATTATATTATAAATGTTGGTATTGCAGGTGGGACTGTCGATAATATATATCCGGGGGATGTTGTAATAGGTGAAAATTTAGTACAACATGATATGGATGTGTCTGCATTCGGTGAAAAAAAGGGACAGATTCCAAGATTAGATACTTTTGATTTCAAATGTGATAAGACACTAATTCAATATGCGAAAGAA from the Clostridium sp. CM027 genome contains:
- a CDS encoding YggS family pyridoxal phosphate-dependent enzyme; translated protein: MTIGEAYNKIKSEIPENVTLICVSKTRQIDEIKEAYTSGARDFGENKVQELIGKYDSLDIDARWHFIGHLQTNKVKYIVGKVYLIHSLDSVHLLQEIEKRYASKNEIARVLIQINIGKEAAKTGIAVEEVSSIIKVCEECKNVKIKGLMATIPIGNDESSRGYFTQMKTIFDDLKAFKYKNVSMEILSLGMSKDFQIALEQGANMIRLGEKIFGKRDYKKLEV
- a CDS encoding cell division protein SepF, with the protein product MSSKVMNKVMGFLGMAEEEEDEVQEMENEEENVDIESLMNANKKQSKVVNIHTSTSTKVVIIKPDDFDEATTISDNLKARKIVVVNTNGLEAKTGQRLLDFVGGVCYALSGELQQVEKGVYIMSPSNVEVDNALKNELSSKGIFNWNK
- a CDS encoding YggT family protein, with protein sequence MYRLIGMIFNVLEYAIIIEVGLSWVYRGRSNQYIELLHKITGPLLEPGRKVQEKYFSNTMVDFSPIIALIILMILRKIVYIIL
- a CDS encoding RNA-binding protein, with the protein product MGKKEFLNSIDCDDKNLISNIFNKMQIAEKTNKIIFTNDFITPAIWNQTSAICEKYKTKAFTNGIFKEADRRMLSFSVGGEPEEYPIDLLKIINKSKFNKLEHKDYLGAIMSLGINREKLGDLIIQDAICYAPVTSDISNYIINSLNNIGNCPCEVSEYDYKLQGLPERKFQEKIIISTSLRLDSMVSAICNISRNNSVALISSGKILVNYFQCLKKDKVIKSNDTLTIRGYGKLKIADIRGVTQKDRLKVAIKQYI
- a CDS encoding DivIVA domain-containing protein — translated: MRITSMDINNKEFKKGLRGYNADEVDEFLDKVSEEYEIMYKENSTLKEKKNFLEEKLEHHVKIESTIQNTLVLAQNAAEQAKFCAQKEAELVIKNANDSSQRLIDKAHNDVLKINDEYEITKQEFAKFRTKFRNFMNCQFEMFEGLENDYFRNYNLGNEVYENNDNISDSETDVSLKYSDVTLKNIDEKEFNSNDIEEIKTFFAKG
- a CDS encoding 5'-methylthioadenosine/adenosylhomocysteine nucleosidase, whose product is MNIGIIGAMKEEVEFLVRDMDFKRKDVKAGMEFRLGVIHSKNVVIVTSGIGKVNAAVCTQILIDDFNVDYIINVGIAGGTVDNIYPGDVVIGENLVQHDMDVSAFGEKKGQIPRLDTFDFKCDKTLIQYAKEACKDIKGHKYFTGRIVSGDQFIAEASKINWLNSEFECLACEMEGASIAQVCFLNEIPFIVIRSISDNASNGAHMEYDEFKDIAVENSTNILNNMLKLI